In one Streptomyces sp. NBC_01241 genomic region, the following are encoded:
- a CDS encoding HGxxPAAW family protein, whose translation MAGSSHGHTPAAWTGVIISFFGFCAAGVFVVAANPIGFWASMAVILLGGVVGLAMKAAGLGMPKESAELAAARAQAGQAQIS comes from the coding sequence ATGGCGGGCAGCAGCCACGGACACACCCCGGCCGCCTGGACCGGTGTCATCATCTCCTTCTTCGGCTTCTGCGCCGCGGGCGTCTTCGTGGTCGCGGCCAACCCGATCGGCTTCTGGGCGAGCATGGCCGTCATCCTCCTCGGCGGAGTCGTCGGCCTCGCGATGAAGGCCGCGGGCCTCGGCATGCCGAAGGAGTCGGCGGAGCTGGCCGCGGCCAGGGCGCAGGCCGGGCAGGCCCAGATCTCCTGA
- a CDS encoding TIGR02234 family membrane protein has translation MGYVSAVPVPQPRARAATAPDATGSRRSLAAGLLLGAAGATVVLLASGQTWAEGRAAVGGGSLPLTADGQDVTGLPAALAIVGLAALVAVFAVRSGGRLIVAGLLALSGLGAGVSAYLGASDSTALDEKAAQTTGDASATIDALSHTGWPYVTGAGGLLILLAGLLALRYGKLWPTMSGRYERDGTPRPRKAARTAPDPDRPEDLWKALDRGEDPTREA, from the coding sequence GTGGGGTACGTGAGTGCTGTCCCCGTACCCCAGCCCCGTGCCCGAGCGGCCACCGCGCCCGACGCGACGGGAAGCCGCCGCAGCCTGGCCGCCGGCCTGCTCCTCGGGGCGGCCGGCGCCACCGTTGTCCTCCTCGCCTCCGGCCAGACGTGGGCCGAGGGCCGGGCCGCCGTCGGTGGCGGCTCCCTGCCGCTGACCGCCGACGGCCAGGACGTCACCGGCCTCCCGGCGGCCCTCGCCATAGTCGGCCTGGCCGCCCTCGTCGCCGTGTTCGCCGTCCGCAGCGGCGGGCGGCTGATCGTCGCCGGGCTCCTCGCCCTCAGCGGCCTCGGTGCCGGAGTGAGCGCCTACCTCGGCGCCTCCGACAGCACGGCGCTCGACGAGAAGGCCGCCCAGACCACCGGTGACGCCTCGGCGACCATCGACGCCCTCAGCCACACCGGGTGGCCCTACGTCACCGGGGCCGGCGGCCTGCTGATCCTCCTCGCCGGGCTGCTCGCCCTGCGGTACGGGAAGCTCTGGCCCACCATGTCGGGACGGTACGAACGGGACGGCACCCCCCGTCCCCGCAAGGCCGCCCGCACCGCCCCGGACCCGGACCGGCCGGAGGACCTGTGGAAGGCCCTGGACCGCGGCGAGGACCCGACGCGCGAGGCATGA
- a CDS encoding anthranilate synthase component I, whose product MDLETFRKLAVDRRVIPVSRRLLADGDTPVGLYRKLAGERTGTFLLESAENGRTWSRYSFIGVRSAATLTARDGQAHWLGTPPVGVPVEGDPLRALRATIETLHTPHDLVVDDGLPPFTGGMVGYLGYDVVRRLEKIGDSVEDDLHLPELTMLLTSDLAVLDHWDGSVLLIANAINHNDLATGVDEAYADAVARLDAMEQDLSRPVENAPATLPPSELPPYTALWGGKAYQDAVEDVKERIRAGEAFQVVPSQRFETPCTASALDVYRVLRATNPSPYMYLFRFDGFDVAGSSPEALVKVEDGRAMVHPIAGTRHRGATPQEDQALAEELLADPKERAEHLMLVDLGRNDLGRVCEPGTVEVVDFMSIERYSHVMHIVSTVTGRVAEGRTAFDVLTACFPAGTLSGAPKPRAMQIIEELEPTRRGLYGGCVGYLDFAGDSDTAIAIRTALLRDGTAYVQAGAGVVADSDPVAEDTECRNKAAAVLRAVHTANRLHGV is encoded by the coding sequence ATGGATCTTGAAACCTTCCGCAAACTGGCCGTCGACCGGCGCGTCATCCCCGTCAGCCGCCGCCTCCTCGCGGACGGCGACACCCCGGTCGGGCTCTACCGCAAACTCGCGGGCGAGCGCACCGGCACCTTCCTCCTCGAATCCGCCGAGAACGGCCGCACCTGGTCGCGCTACTCCTTCATCGGGGTACGCAGCGCCGCCACCCTCACCGCACGCGACGGGCAGGCCCACTGGCTGGGCACCCCGCCCGTCGGCGTCCCCGTCGAGGGTGACCCGCTGCGGGCCCTGCGCGCCACCATCGAGACCCTGCACACCCCGCACGACCTGGTCGTCGACGACGGACTGCCCCCGTTCACCGGCGGCATGGTCGGCTACCTGGGTTACGACGTCGTGCGCCGCCTGGAGAAGATCGGCGACAGCGTCGAGGACGACCTCCACCTCCCCGAGCTGACGATGCTGCTCACCTCGGACCTGGCCGTGCTCGACCACTGGGACGGCAGCGTCCTGCTGATCGCCAACGCGATCAACCACAACGACCTCGCGACCGGCGTCGACGAGGCGTACGCGGACGCCGTCGCCCGGCTCGACGCCATGGAGCAGGACCTCTCCCGCCCGGTCGAGAACGCCCCCGCCACCCTCCCGCCGTCCGAGCTCCCCCCGTACACCGCGCTGTGGGGCGGTAAGGCGTACCAGGACGCCGTCGAGGACGTGAAGGAACGCATCAGGGCCGGCGAGGCCTTCCAGGTCGTCCCCTCCCAGCGCTTCGAAACCCCGTGTACGGCAAGCGCGTTGGACGTCTACCGGGTGCTGCGCGCCACCAACCCGTCGCCGTACATGTACCTCTTCCGCTTCGACGGCTTCGACGTCGCCGGCTCCAGCCCGGAAGCCCTCGTCAAGGTCGAGGACGGCCGCGCCATGGTCCACCCGATCGCCGGGACCAGGCACCGCGGCGCCACCCCGCAGGAGGACCAGGCCCTCGCCGAGGAACTCCTCGCCGACCCCAAGGAGCGGGCCGAGCACCTGATGCTCGTCGACCTCGGCCGCAACGACCTGGGGCGGGTCTGCGAACCCGGCACCGTCGAGGTCGTCGACTTCATGTCGATCGAGCGGTACTCGCACGTCATGCACATCGTCTCCACCGTCACCGGCCGCGTCGCCGAGGGCCGCACCGCCTTCGACGTCCTCACCGCGTGCTTCCCCGCGGGCACCCTCTCCGGCGCCCCCAAGCCCCGCGCGATGCAGATCATCGAGGAGCTCGAACCGACCCGCCGCGGACTGTACGGAGGCTGCGTCGGCTACCTCGACTTCGCCGGGGACTCCGACACCGCCATCGCCATCCGTACCGCCCTGCTCCGTGACGGCACGGCGTACGTCCAGGCCGGAGCGGGTGTCGTCGCCGACTCCGATCCGGTGGCCGAGGACACCGAGTGCCGCAACAAGGCCGCGGCCGTGCTCCGGGCGGTGCATACGGCCAACCGGCTCCACGGCGTCTGA
- the hisI gene encoding phosphoribosyl-AMP cyclohydrolase — protein sequence MTSAPTPSTPPPSGNLDPAIAARLKRGADGLVPAIAQQYDTGEVLMLGWMDDEALHRTLTTGRCTYWSRSRQEYWVKGDTSGHIQQVKSVALDCDADTVLVKVDQTGAACHTGDRTCFDADVLPLAQ from the coding sequence ATGACCAGCGCGCCCACGCCCAGCACCCCGCCGCCGTCCGGCAACCTCGACCCGGCCATCGCCGCCCGCCTCAAGCGCGGCGCCGACGGCCTCGTCCCGGCCATCGCCCAGCAGTACGACACCGGCGAAGTGCTGATGCTCGGCTGGATGGATGACGAGGCGCTGCACCGCACCCTCACTACCGGCCGCTGCACCTACTGGTCCCGCAGCCGCCAGGAGTACTGGGTCAAGGGCGACACCTCGGGCCACATCCAGCAGGTCAAGTCCGTCGCCCTCGACTGCGACGCCGATACCGTTCTCGTCAAGGTCGACCAGACGGGTGCCGCCTGCCACACAGGCGACCGCACCTGCTTCGACGCCGACGTCCTCCCGCTCGCGCAGTAG
- a CDS encoding TIGR03085 family metal-binding protein has product MSTHAKRERLLLADLLEAAGPEAPTLCHGWTTRDLAAHVVVRERRPDAAGGMVLGLLRNRLERVQEEYTAKPYEELIQLIRTGPPRMSPFGLKQIDEVANTVEFYIHTEDVRRAQPDWSRRELDPVFADVLWSRAERTARLLGRKSPVGLVLRRPDGQTAVAHKGTPVVTVTGEPGELLLFVFGRQDAATVELEGDQEAVARLHTAELGM; this is encoded by the coding sequence ATGTCGACCCATGCGAAGCGTGAACGACTTCTGCTCGCCGACCTGTTGGAGGCGGCGGGACCAGAAGCCCCGACCCTGTGCCACGGCTGGACGACCCGGGACCTGGCCGCCCATGTGGTGGTCCGGGAGCGCCGGCCGGATGCGGCGGGCGGGATGGTGCTGGGACTGCTGAGAAACCGCCTCGAACGGGTGCAGGAGGAGTACACGGCGAAACCGTACGAGGAACTGATCCAGCTGATCCGCACCGGGCCGCCACGGATGTCCCCGTTCGGCCTGAAACAGATCGACGAGGTCGCCAACACCGTCGAGTTCTACATCCACACGGAGGATGTGCGCCGGGCCCAGCCGGACTGGTCGCGGCGGGAGCTGGACCCGGTCTTCGCCGATGTGCTCTGGTCACGCGCCGAGCGGACGGCCCGGCTGCTGGGCCGCAAGTCCCCGGTGGGGCTGGTGCTGCGCCGCCCCGACGGCCAGACGGCGGTGGCCCACAAGGGCACCCCGGTGGTGACGGTCACCGGCGAGCCGGGCGAGCTGCTGCTCTTCGTGTTCGGCCGGCAGGACGCGGCGACGGTGGAGCTGGAGGGCGACCAGGAGGCGGTGGCCCGGCTGCACACGGCGGAGCTGGGGATGTAG
- a CDS encoding MFS transporter: protein MTVAVTATKTPERPAHRDGNVLRWLGAYAASMIGDSVYFMALAWAAARTGSATQTGLVLAVGSMPRALLMLGGGVLADRIGPRRVVIGSDAARCLVVLGLAGALLVTSPAVWMLIAVALVFGAVDALFLPAVGALPPRITAAGQLARVQGLRGLASRAANVVGAPLGGVAVAVGGPRLAFAAAGLLFAVSLPLLLSLRISPLPAQQESAEPSGNAWRELADGLRHIRRHPVLGPLMLAVALSELGFAGPLNLGLILLARERDWGASGMGWIVAAFGIGAGASALVLAVRGRVPRAGLVMCLTVLIGAVAIGALAYVPSVGLAAVVAVCIGLFAGLGGSLCGALMQTVTDPAYLGRVTSVSTLFTHAIAPLSFPVTGVAVAAWGTGPVFVAGAAVAATGATAAPAFTRLRRAELPR from the coding sequence ATGACCGTCGCCGTCACGGCCACGAAAACTCCCGAACGCCCCGCCCACCGCGACGGCAACGTCCTGCGCTGGCTCGGTGCCTACGCCGCTTCGATGATCGGCGACAGCGTCTACTTCATGGCACTCGCCTGGGCCGCCGCCCGCACCGGCAGCGCCACCCAGACCGGACTCGTCCTCGCCGTCGGCTCCATGCCCAGGGCCTTATTGATGCTCGGCGGGGGAGTACTCGCCGACCGGATCGGACCGCGCCGCGTCGTCATCGGCAGTGACGCCGCCCGCTGCCTGGTCGTCCTGGGCCTGGCGGGGGCGCTGCTGGTCACCTCGCCCGCCGTGTGGATGCTGATCGCCGTCGCGCTCGTCTTCGGCGCGGTCGACGCCCTCTTCCTGCCCGCCGTGGGCGCCCTGCCACCCCGGATCACCGCCGCCGGACAGCTGGCCCGCGTCCAGGGGCTGCGCGGACTCGCCTCCCGTGCCGCCAACGTCGTCGGAGCGCCGCTCGGTGGTGTCGCGGTGGCTGTCGGCGGCCCGAGGCTCGCGTTCGCCGCGGCCGGGCTGCTCTTCGCCGTATCACTGCCGCTGCTCCTGTCCCTGCGGATCAGCCCACTGCCCGCCCAGCAGGAGAGCGCCGAACCGTCCGGCAACGCCTGGCGCGAACTGGCCGACGGGCTGCGGCACATCCGCCGCCACCCGGTGCTCGGACCGCTGATGCTTGCCGTCGCCCTCAGCGAACTGGGCTTCGCCGGACCGCTCAACCTCGGACTGATCCTGCTCGCCCGCGAGCGCGACTGGGGCGCCTCCGGGATGGGCTGGATCGTCGCCGCGTTCGGGATCGGCGCCGGTGCGTCGGCCCTGGTGCTCGCCGTGCGGGGCCGGGTGCCGCGAGCCGGGCTCGTGATGTGCCTGACGGTGCTGATCGGCGCTGTCGCCATAGGAGCCCTGGCGTACGTCCCCTCGGTGGGCCTCGCCGCCGTCGTCGCCGTCTGCATCGGTCTCTTCGCCGGCCTCGGCGGCTCCTTGTGCGGCGCCCTGATGCAGACCGTCACCGACCCCGCCTACCTGGGGCGGGTCACCTCGGTCTCGACGCTCTTCACCCACGCGATCGCCCCGCTCAGCTTCCCGGTCACGGGAGTCGCCGTCGCGGCCTGGGGTACGGGCCCGGTCTTCGTCGCCGGTGCCGCGGTGGCCGCGACGGGGGCGACGGCCGCGCCGGCCTTCACCCGGCTGCGCCGCGCTGAACTCCCACGCTGA
- a CDS encoding ArsR/SmtB family transcription factor: MASKETRRISDLETLKAFAHPLRMKLYRLLYISRQATASQLAEQVDEAVSLVSYHLRKLADHGLIEEAEQQGADGRERWWQPASKGLSFRDEDFSDAPEKVAAHTAVGRLSFAQRNELYLRHLDSAQSWSPEWRSASSGSEYLARLTADELAALSREVHELIDRYEELGRARDEAGDTEGRENVAMHLYAFPFRT, translated from the coding sequence ATGGCAAGCAAGGAAACGCGCCGGATCTCGGATCTGGAGACCCTGAAGGCATTCGCGCACCCCCTGCGGATGAAGCTGTACCGGCTGCTCTACATCTCCCGTCAGGCCACCGCCTCCCAGCTCGCCGAGCAGGTCGACGAGGCGGTCTCGCTGGTCAGCTACCACCTGCGCAAACTCGCCGACCACGGTCTGATCGAGGAGGCCGAGCAGCAGGGCGCGGACGGCCGGGAGCGCTGGTGGCAGCCCGCCTCGAAGGGTTTGAGCTTCCGCGACGAGGACTTCAGCGACGCGCCCGAGAAGGTCGCCGCGCACACCGCTGTCGGCCGGCTCTCCTTCGCGCAGCGCAACGAGCTGTACCTCCGCCACCTCGACTCGGCCCAGAGCTGGTCACCGGAGTGGCGCAGCGCCTCCTCCGGCTCCGAGTACCTGGCCCGGCTCACCGCGGACGAACTCGCCGCGCTCAGCCGCGAGGTGCACGAGCTGATCGACCGGTACGAAGAGCTCGGACGTGCCCGCGACGAGGCGGGCGATACGGAGGGGCGCGAGAACGTTGCCATGCACCTGTACGCATTCCCGTTCCGCACCTGA
- the hisF gene encoding imidazole glycerol phosphate synthase subunit HisF, whose product MTLAVRVIPCLDVDKGRVVKGVNFQNLRDAGDPVEMAKLYDAEGADELTFLDITASSGDRETTYDVVRRTAEQVFIPLTVGGGVRTADDVDKLLRAGADKVGVNTAAIARPDLIREIAERFGRQVLVLSVDARRTPAGTFEVTTHGGRKGTGIDAVEWAHRAAELGAGEILLNSMDADGTKDGYDTEMIAAVRQHVTVPVIASGGAGRLADFAPAIAAGADAVLAASVFHFGDLRISEVKDALREAGHPVR is encoded by the coding sequence ATGACTCTCGCGGTACGCGTCATCCCGTGCCTGGACGTCGACAAGGGCCGGGTCGTCAAGGGCGTCAACTTCCAGAACCTGCGTGACGCGGGCGACCCCGTCGAGATGGCGAAGCTGTACGACGCCGAGGGCGCCGACGAGCTGACGTTCCTGGACATCACCGCGTCCAGCGGCGACCGGGAGACCACCTACGACGTGGTGCGCCGCACCGCCGAGCAGGTCTTCATCCCGCTCACCGTCGGCGGCGGCGTCCGCACCGCCGACGACGTCGACAAGCTGCTGCGAGCCGGCGCGGACAAGGTCGGCGTCAACACCGCGGCCATCGCCCGCCCCGACCTCATCCGGGAGATCGCCGAGCGCTTCGGCCGCCAGGTCCTGGTGCTCTCCGTGGACGCCCGGCGCACCCCCGCGGGCACCTTCGAGGTCACCACGCACGGCGGCCGCAAGGGCACCGGCATCGACGCCGTCGAATGGGCGCACCGGGCCGCCGAGCTGGGCGCGGGCGAGATCCTGCTCAACTCCATGGACGCCGACGGCACCAAGGACGGCTACGACACCGAGATGATCGCGGCGGTCCGGCAGCACGTGACCGTCCCCGTCATCGCCTCCGGCGGCGCGGGCCGGCTCGCGGACTTCGCGCCGGCCATCGCGGCGGGAGCCGACGCGGTGCTCGCCGCGTCCGTCTTCCACTTCGGCGATCTGCGGATCTCCGAGGTCAAGGACGCTCTCAGGGAGGCCGGACACCCGGTCCGCTGA
- a CDS encoding RidA family protein, with the protein MTDSVNRISSGAPWEEKFGYSRAVELPNGLVLVAGCTSVENGQISAGGPYEQTVTSFKVAFDALKQLGLGREDVVRTRMYVTHARDVDEVGRAHKELFDDVRPAASMIIVSGFVDPSLVVEVEVEAYRAGAQ; encoded by the coding sequence ATGACCGATTCCGTCAACCGCATCTCCTCGGGCGCCCCCTGGGAGGAGAAGTTCGGCTACTCCCGCGCGGTCGAGCTGCCGAACGGCCTTGTCCTGGTGGCGGGTTGCACGTCGGTGGAGAACGGGCAGATCTCCGCGGGCGGCCCGTACGAGCAGACCGTCACCTCCTTCAAGGTCGCCTTCGACGCGCTGAAGCAGCTCGGTCTGGGCCGTGAGGACGTCGTCCGCACCCGGATGTACGTCACGCACGCCCGGGACGTGGACGAGGTCGGCCGCGCCCACAAGGAACTCTTCGACGATGTCCGCCCCGCGGCGTCGATGATCATCGTGTCCGGTTTCGTGGACCCGAGCCTGGTCGTCGAGGTCGAGGTCGAGGCCTACCGGGCAGGTGCGCAATGA
- the priA gene encoding bifunctional 1-(5-phosphoribosyl)-5-((5-phosphoribosylamino)methylideneamino)imidazole-4-carboxamide isomerase/phosphoribosylanthranilate isomerase PriA — translation MPKLELLPAVDVRDGQAVRLVHGESGSETSYGDPLQAALTWQQAGAEWLHLVDLDAAFGTGDNRAQIAEVARSMDIKVELSGGIRDDASLAAALATGCTRVNLGTAALETPEWVAKIIAEHGDKIAVGLDVRGTTLRGRGWTRDGGDLYETLARLDSEGCARYVVTDIAKDGTLQGPNLELLKNVCAATDKPVVASGGVSSLDDLRAIASLVPAGVEGAIVGKALYAKAFTLEEALQVVSG, via the coding sequence ATGCCGAAGCTTGAACTCCTCCCCGCCGTCGACGTCCGCGACGGCCAGGCCGTCCGCCTCGTCCACGGCGAGTCCGGCTCCGAGACCTCCTACGGCGACCCGCTGCAGGCCGCTCTCACCTGGCAGCAGGCGGGCGCCGAATGGCTGCATCTCGTCGACCTGGACGCCGCGTTCGGCACCGGTGACAACCGGGCGCAGATCGCCGAGGTCGCCCGCTCCATGGACATCAAGGTCGAGCTGTCCGGCGGCATCCGCGACGACGCCTCGCTGGCCGCCGCCCTCGCCACCGGCTGCACCCGGGTCAACCTCGGCACCGCCGCCCTGGAGACCCCGGAGTGGGTCGCCAAGATCATCGCCGAGCACGGTGACAAGATCGCCGTCGGCCTCGACGTCCGCGGCACGACGCTGCGCGGCCGCGGCTGGACCCGCGACGGCGGCGACCTCTACGAGACGCTCGCGCGCCTCGACTCCGAGGGCTGCGCCCGTTACGTCGTCACCGACATCGCCAAGGACGGCACGCTCCAGGGCCCCAACCTGGAGCTCCTGAAGAACGTCTGCGCCGCCACCGACAAGCCCGTCGTCGCCTCGGGCGGCGTCTCCTCGCTGGACGACCTGCGGGCCATCGCCTCGCTCGTCCCGGCGGGCGTCGAGGGCGCGATCGTCGGCAAGGCGCTGTACGCGAAGGCGTTCACCCTCGAAGAAGCGCTGCAGGTGGTCTCCGGATGA
- the hisH gene encoding imidazole glycerol phosphate synthase subunit HisH has protein sequence MGKKKVVVFDYGFGNVRSAERALAHVGADVEITRDYEKAMNADGLLVPGVGAFSACMDGLKKARGEWIIGRRLSGGRPVMGICVGMQILFERGIEHGVETEGLDEWPGTVAPLKAPIVPHMGWNTVQSPEDSQLFAGLDPEARFYFVHSYAVHDWSLEVTNAKIRAPRVTWATHGEPFVAAVENGALWATQFHPEKSGDAGAQLLTNWIETL, from the coding sequence ATCGGCAAGAAGAAGGTCGTCGTCTTCGACTACGGCTTCGGCAACGTCCGCTCCGCCGAGCGGGCCCTTGCCCACGTCGGCGCGGACGTCGAGATCACCCGCGACTACGAGAAGGCGATGAACGCCGACGGGCTGCTGGTGCCCGGCGTCGGCGCGTTCTCGGCCTGCATGGACGGGCTGAAGAAGGCCCGCGGCGAATGGATCATCGGCCGCAGGCTCTCCGGCGGCCGCCCCGTCATGGGCATCTGCGTCGGTATGCAGATCCTCTTCGAGCGCGGCATCGAGCACGGCGTGGAGACGGAGGGGCTGGACGAATGGCCCGGTACCGTCGCCCCGCTGAAGGCCCCGATCGTCCCGCACATGGGCTGGAACACCGTGCAGTCCCCCGAGGACTCCCAGCTCTTCGCAGGTCTCGACCCCGAGGCCCGGTTCTACTTCGTGCACTCCTACGCCGTGCACGACTGGAGCCTGGAGGTCACCAACGCCAAGATCCGCGCGCCCCGGGTCACCTGGGCCACCCACGGTGAGCCGTTCGTCGCGGCCGTGGAGAACGGCGCCCTGTGGGCCACCCAGTTCCACCCCGAGAAGTCCGGCGATGCCGGCGCCCAGCTGCTGACCAACTGGATTGAGACGCTGTAA
- the hisB gene encoding imidazoleglycerol-phosphate dehydratase HisB — MTRAARVGRVERTTKETSVLVEINLDGSGKVDVSTGVGFYDHMLDQLGRHGLFDLTVKTDGDLHIDSHHTIEDTALALGAAFKQALGDKVGIYRFGNCTVPLDESLAQVTVDLSGRPYLVHTEPDNMAPMIGAYDTTMTRHILESFVAQAQIALHVHVPYGRNAHHIVECQFKALARALRYASEHDTRAAGILPSTKGAL; from the coding sequence ATGACTCGCGCGGCCCGCGTAGGAAGAGTCGAACGCACCACCAAGGAGACCTCGGTCCTCGTCGAGATAAACCTCGACGGCAGCGGCAAGGTCGATGTGTCGACCGGGGTCGGGTTCTACGACCACATGCTCGACCAGCTCGGTCGGCACGGGCTCTTCGACCTCACGGTCAAGACCGACGGCGACCTGCACATCGACTCGCACCACACCATCGAGGACACCGCCCTCGCGCTCGGCGCCGCGTTCAAGCAGGCACTCGGCGACAAGGTCGGCATCTACCGCTTCGGCAACTGCACCGTCCCGCTGGACGAGTCGCTGGCCCAGGTCACCGTCGACCTGTCCGGCCGCCCGTACCTGGTGCACACCGAGCCCGACAACATGGCGCCCATGATCGGCGCGTACGACACGACGATGACCCGGCACATCCTGGAGTCCTTCGTCGCCCAGGCGCAGATCGCCCTGCACGTCCACGTGCCGTACGGGCGCAACGCCCACCACATCGTGGAGTGCCAGTTCAAGGCGCTCGCCCGTGCCCTGCGCTACGCCAGCGAGCACGACACGCGCGCTGCCGGAATACTTCCCTCCACGAAGGGCGCGCTGTGA
- a CDS encoding histidinol-phosphate transaminase, translating to MTHSNTPRTTTRIDDLPVRDELRGKSPYGAPQLDVPVRLNTNENPYPLPEALVDRIAERVREAARDLNRYPDRDAVELRTELARYLSRTAGHEVALANVWAANGSNEVLQQLLQTFGGPGRTAIGFEPSYSMHALIARSTGTGWISGPRNEDFTIDVDAARKVIAEHHPDVVFITSPNNPTGTAVDADTVLALYEAAQAAKPSMVVVDEAYGEFSHHASLLPLIEGRPNLVLSRTMSKAFGAAGLRLGYLAADPAVVDAVQLVRLPYHLSSITQATALAALEHTDTLLGYVAQLKSERDRIVTELRALGYDVTDSDANFVQFGRFADSHTAWQRILDRGVLVRDNGVPGWLRVSAGTPAENNAFLDAVRELKKEHDA from the coding sequence GTGACGCACAGCAACACCCCTCGCACGACCACGCGCATCGACGACCTTCCGGTCCGGGACGAGCTGCGCGGAAAGTCCCCGTACGGGGCTCCGCAGCTCGACGTACCCGTGCGGCTGAACACCAACGAGAACCCGTACCCGCTGCCCGAGGCGCTCGTCGACCGGATCGCCGAGCGCGTCCGCGAGGCCGCCCGCGACCTCAACCGCTACCCCGACCGGGACGCCGTCGAACTCCGTACGGAACTGGCCCGCTACCTCAGCCGCACCGCCGGCCACGAGGTCGCCCTCGCCAACGTCTGGGCCGCCAACGGCTCCAACGAGGTGCTCCAGCAGCTGCTCCAGACCTTCGGCGGCCCGGGACGTACCGCGATCGGCTTCGAGCCCTCGTACTCCATGCACGCCCTCATCGCCCGCTCCACCGGCACCGGCTGGATCTCCGGACCGCGCAACGAGGACTTCACCATCGATGTCGACGCGGCCCGGAAGGTCATCGCCGAGCACCACCCCGACGTCGTCTTCATCACCTCGCCCAACAATCCCACCGGCACCGCCGTCGACGCCGACACCGTCCTCGCGCTGTACGAGGCGGCCCAGGCGGCCAAGCCGTCGATGGTCGTCGTCGACGAGGCGTACGGCGAATTCAGCCACCACGCGTCGCTGCTCCCGCTGATCGAGGGCCGGCCGAACCTGGTGCTCTCGCGCACCATGTCGAAGGCGTTCGGCGCCGCCGGGCTGCGCCTGGGCTACCTCGCCGCCGACCCCGCCGTCGTCGACGCGGTCCAGCTGGTGCGGCTGCCGTACCACCTGTCCTCCATCACCCAGGCCACCGCGCTCGCCGCCCTGGAGCACACCGATACGCTGCTCGGATACGTCGCCCAGCTCAAGAGCGAGCGCGACCGGATCGTCACGGAGCTGCGCGCGCTCGGCTACGACGTCACCGACTCGGACGCCAACTTCGTCCAGTTCGGCCGCTTCGCCGACAGCCACACCGCCTGGCAGCGGATCCTCGACCGGGGTGTCCTGGTCCGGGACAACGGCGTACCGGGATGGCTGCGGGTCTCCGCAGGCACCCCGGCAGAGAACAACGCGTTCCTCGATGCGGTACGCGAACTGAAGAAGGAGCACGACGCATGA